A genomic segment from Aegilops tauschii subsp. strangulata cultivar AL8/78 chromosome 1, Aet v6.0, whole genome shotgun sequence encodes:
- the LOC109766244 gene encoding glucan endo-1,3-beta-glucosidase GV isoform X1 — MKSMALMTRLLVVLLGTALPLLFFSPAEGGEVGVCYGRVATDLPDPASVVQLLKKNGITMVRIYDTDPTVLRSLANTNIKVMVELTNEELPLAAANQNNFALQWVQSNVKAYYPATLINGVTIGNEVFKEASQLNSQLVPAMKNVQAALAKLGLADAIKVTTPIAFDALNPSFPPSAGTFRDDIALSVMSPMVDFLQQTGSYLMVNFYPYLAYLATPGMSINYLLFRPNSGVLDTGSGQMYFSLFDAQLDAVYYAMEKLPSSSMHVGGMRKLTAGGGSPDVHHGEEGHPNKGHGGVGTPQNAQDFMAGLTRQVLQGNSGTAAANGHSPLAASAVRGTPHRPNADLNVYIFALFNENSKPEDDQDFGLFYPNQQPVYPNPIDFVHGGTSGGPLQASYCVANAAVGDAALQAALDFACDNRDGKRADCSAIQPGQPCFEPDTKLAHASYAFNDYYQKNGRDRSACDFSGAGTIVNQAPSGACDPSPSWCVANAAVGDTRLQAALDYACGPGGANCTDIQPGARCFDPDTKVAHASFAFNSYYQLRGRATGTCDFAGAGTIVGQAPSKFTSEFVILCFNFQEKKMNVLVCSW; from the exons ATGAAGAGCATGGCCCTGATGACCCGCCTCCTCGTCGTCCTTCTCGGCACTGCATTGCCGCTCCTCTTCTTCTCCCCTGCAG AGGGTGGCGAGGTGGGCGTGTGCTACGGGAGGGTGGCCACTGACCTGCCGGACCCGGCGTCCGTGGTGCAACTGCTAAAGAAAAACGGCATCACCATGGTGAGGATCTACGACACCGACCCGACGGTGCTGCGCTCGCTGGCCAACACCAATATCAAGGTGATGGTGGAGCTGACCAACGAGGAGCTGCCGCTCGCGGCGGCCAACCAAAATAATTTCGCGCTCCAGTGGGTGCAAAGCAACGTGAAGGCCTACTACCCGGCCACGCTCATCAATGGCGTGACGATCGGGAACGAGGTGTTCAAAGAGGCTAGCCAACTAAACTCCCAGCTCGTCCCGGCCATGAAGAACGTGCAGGCGGCGTTGGCTAAACTTGGCCTGGCGGACGCCATCAAGGTGACGACGCCCATCGCGTTCGACGCGCTAAATCCGTCGTTCCCGCCGTCCGCGGGCACGTTCCGGGACGACATCGCGCTGTCGGTGATGAGCCCCATGGTCGACTTCTTGCAACAGACGGGGTCGTACCTCATGGTGAACTTCTACCCGTACCTCGCGTACCTGGCTACCCCAGGCATGTCCATTAACTACCTCTTGTTCCGCCCCAATAGTGGCGTGCTTGACACTGGTAGCGGACAAATGTACTTTAGCCTCTTCGACGCCCAGCTCGACGCAGTCTACTATGCGATGGAGAAGCTCCCGTCCTCCAGCATGCACGTTGGGGGGATGAGGAAGCTCACGGCAGGAGGTGGAAGCCCAGACGTGCACCATGGGGAGGAAGGACACCCAAACAAAGGCCACGGTGGCGTAGGAACCCCACAAAACGCCCAAGATTTCATGGCTGGTCTCACACGCCAAGTACTGCAGGGTAACTCTGGCACCGCCGCCGCAAACGGACACAGCCCGCTCGCCGCCAGCGCCGTCCGCGGCACCCCGCACCGTCCCAACGCCGATCTGAACGTGTACATCTTCGCCCTATTCAACGAGAACAGCAAGCCCGAAGATGACCAGGACTTCGGGCTGTTCTACCCGAACCAGCAACCGGTGTACCCGAACCCGATCGACTTCGTCCATGGCGGCACCAGCGGCGGGCCCTTGCAGGCAAGCTATTGCGTGGCGAATGCGGCGGTCGGGGATGCGGCATTGCAGGCGGCGCTGGACTTCGCGTGCGACAACAGGGATGGCAAGAGGGCAGACTGCAGCGCCATCCAGCCAGGCCAGCCCTGCTTCGAGCCCGACACCAAGCTCGCGCACGCGTCCTACGCCTTCAACGACTATTACCAGAAGAACGGCCGGGATAGAAGCGCCTGCGACTTCAGCGGCGCCGGCACCATTGTCAACCAGGCACCATCAGGTGCGTGCGACCCGAGCCCGAGCTGGTGCGTGGCGAACGCGGCGGTGGGCGACACGCGGCTGCAGGCAGCGCTGGACTACGCCTGCGGCCCCGGTGGCGCGAACTGCACAGACATCCAGCCCGGAGCACGGTGCTTCGACCCCGACACCAAGGTCGCGCATGCGTCCTTCGCGTTCAACAGCTATTACCAGCTGCGTGGCAGGGCCACCGGAACGTGCGACTTCGCCGGCGCCGGTACCATTGTCGGGCAGGCACCAAGTAAGTTCACTTCTGAATTCGTCATTCTTTGTTTCAACTTTCAAGAAAAGAAAATGAACGTTTTGGTTTGTTCATGGTGA
- the LOC109766244 gene encoding glucan endo-1,3-beta-glucosidase GV isoform X2 encodes MKSMALMTRLLVVLLGTALPLLFFSPAEGGEVGVCYGRVATDLPDPASVVQLLKKNGITMVRIYDTDPTVLRSLANTNIKVMVELTNEELPLAAANQNNFALQWVQSNVKAYYPATLINGVTIGNEVFKEASQLNSQLVPAMKNVQAALAKLGLADAIKVTTPIAFDALNPSFPPSAGTFRDDIALSVMSPMVDFLQQTGSYLMVNFYPYLAYLATPGMSINYLLFRPNSGVLDTGSGQMYFSLFDAQLDAVYYAMEKLPSSSMHVGGMRKLTAGGGSPDVHHGEEGHPNKGHGGVGTPQNAQDFMAGLTRQVLQGNSGTAAANGHSPLAASAVRGTPHRPNADLNVYIFALFNENSKPEDDQDFGLFYPNQQPVYPNPIDFVHGGTSGGPLQASYCVANAAVGDAALQAALDFACDNRDGKRADCSAIQPGQPCFEPDTKLAHASYAFNDYYQKNGRDRSACDFSGAGTIVNQAPSGACDPSPSWCVANAAVGDTRLQAALDYACGPGGANCTDIQPGARCFDPDTKVAHASFAFNSYYQLRGRATGTCDFAGAGTIVGQAPKIGNCVLPSTA; translated from the exons ATGAAGAGCATGGCCCTGATGACCCGCCTCCTCGTCGTCCTTCTCGGCACTGCATTGCCGCTCCTCTTCTTCTCCCCTGCAG AGGGTGGCGAGGTGGGCGTGTGCTACGGGAGGGTGGCCACTGACCTGCCGGACCCGGCGTCCGTGGTGCAACTGCTAAAGAAAAACGGCATCACCATGGTGAGGATCTACGACACCGACCCGACGGTGCTGCGCTCGCTGGCCAACACCAATATCAAGGTGATGGTGGAGCTGACCAACGAGGAGCTGCCGCTCGCGGCGGCCAACCAAAATAATTTCGCGCTCCAGTGGGTGCAAAGCAACGTGAAGGCCTACTACCCGGCCACGCTCATCAATGGCGTGACGATCGGGAACGAGGTGTTCAAAGAGGCTAGCCAACTAAACTCCCAGCTCGTCCCGGCCATGAAGAACGTGCAGGCGGCGTTGGCTAAACTTGGCCTGGCGGACGCCATCAAGGTGACGACGCCCATCGCGTTCGACGCGCTAAATCCGTCGTTCCCGCCGTCCGCGGGCACGTTCCGGGACGACATCGCGCTGTCGGTGATGAGCCCCATGGTCGACTTCTTGCAACAGACGGGGTCGTACCTCATGGTGAACTTCTACCCGTACCTCGCGTACCTGGCTACCCCAGGCATGTCCATTAACTACCTCTTGTTCCGCCCCAATAGTGGCGTGCTTGACACTGGTAGCGGACAAATGTACTTTAGCCTCTTCGACGCCCAGCTCGACGCAGTCTACTATGCGATGGAGAAGCTCCCGTCCTCCAGCATGCACGTTGGGGGGATGAGGAAGCTCACGGCAGGAGGTGGAAGCCCAGACGTGCACCATGGGGAGGAAGGACACCCAAACAAAGGCCACGGTGGCGTAGGAACCCCACAAAACGCCCAAGATTTCATGGCTGGTCTCACACGCCAAGTACTGCAGGGTAACTCTGGCACCGCCGCCGCAAACGGACACAGCCCGCTCGCCGCCAGCGCCGTCCGCGGCACCCCGCACCGTCCCAACGCCGATCTGAACGTGTACATCTTCGCCCTATTCAACGAGAACAGCAAGCCCGAAGATGACCAGGACTTCGGGCTGTTCTACCCGAACCAGCAACCGGTGTACCCGAACCCGATCGACTTCGTCCATGGCGGCACCAGCGGCGGGCCCTTGCAGGCAAGCTATTGCGTGGCGAATGCGGCGGTCGGGGATGCGGCATTGCAGGCGGCGCTGGACTTCGCGTGCGACAACAGGGATGGCAAGAGGGCAGACTGCAGCGCCATCCAGCCAGGCCAGCCCTGCTTCGAGCCCGACACCAAGCTCGCGCACGCGTCCTACGCCTTCAACGACTATTACCAGAAGAACGGCCGGGATAGAAGCGCCTGCGACTTCAGCGGCGCCGGCACCATTGTCAACCAGGCACCATCAGGTGCGTGCGACCCGAGCCCGAGCTGGTGCGTGGCGAACGCGGCGGTGGGCGACACGCGGCTGCAGGCAGCGCTGGACTACGCCTGCGGCCCCGGTGGCGCGAACTGCACAGACATCCAGCCCGGAGCACGGTGCTTCGACCCCGACACCAAGGTCGCGCATGCGTCCTTCGCGTTCAACAGCTATTACCAGCTGCGTGGCAGGGCCACCGGAACGTGCGACTTCGCCGGCGCCGGTACCATTGTCGGGCAGGCACCAA AGATCGGCAACTGCGTGCTGCCGTCAACGGCCTGA